The following is a genomic window from Prevotella nigrescens.
CACGGCAGCGATGACGGAACGGCGGGCGGATTCCCTGCTTCGAGCAGACCTGATGAAGCGTTTTGCTTCGTTCCAAAGGTTTGGTAAAGATGCGCTCCTGCTCACCGTTCTATCCTACAATGTAGGCGAGTATCGCCTCTTGGGAAATGGCAAGCGACCGAAGAGTATCCTTGTCCGAAAATTGGAGTTGGGAGATAGGGATATTTACCGTGAATATGTCTCGTTCTGCCGATACAAGGGTAAAGTCCTCAGAGGTCTTATCAAACGGCGAAAGGTGGAATTTACCCTGTTTTATGTACCCTGATTTCACAAAGTATGCCCCTTGCAAGTTTTATCGGCTTGCAAGGGGGCGTTTTCTGTCTGTTTTATTCGTCTTTCTCGCTATGAATGAGTAACTTTGCAAGAAATTAAATGTAAGTAAAAAATGAACAGAGGATCGGAATGGCGTATTTGGGACTTGCATGTTCATACTCCCTTTTCTTTAGAGCATAATTATAAGTGTTCTCCTGATAAAGATATCTGGGAGAAGTATATAGATGCTTTAGAGCATCTTCCAGATGATATAAAAGTTCTTGGCATCAATGACTATCTTTTTATTGATGGTTATCGTAAAATTCTCGATTATAAAGAACAAGGTAGACTTCAAAATATAGATTTGATCCTACCAGTTGTCGAGTTTAGATTATCCAAGTTCTGTGGGAATGAGAAGTTTAAAAGAATAAACTACCATATCATCTTTTCTAACGAACTAACTCCTGAACAAATTCAGCAACAATTTCTAAATGCTCTTACAGCACATTATACGTTAAGTCCTGACTGTACTCAACAGTGGGGAGGAGTTATTTCAATGGATAGTATAAAAGATTTAGGAGAACGGATTATTAATTCTGTACCAGAAGATAAACGCAAACACTATGGAAATCCATTAAGAGAAGGATTCAATAATCTCAATCTTGAGACTTCTGTCATCAAAAATGCTTTATCAAATGCCAATCCGATATTTGATGGCAAATTCATTACGGCTATTGGCAAAACAGAATGGGAAGATTTCAAATGGAACGATAATTCTATAGCAGAAAAAAAGAGCATCATTAATGATGTTGATATAGTTTTTACCGCAGCCGAGAATATTGACGCATACAATAAGTCAAAAGAAAAACTACATGAACAAGGTGTAAATGATTTGCTGTTAGATTGTAGTGATGCGCATTCTTTTGCAGACCAGATTGAGCTAAAAGATAGATTGGGAAATTGTAAAACTTGGATTAAAGCTGATACAACATTTGAAGGGTTAAAACAAATTCTATTTGAACCTGAAGATAGGGTGAAAATTCAAACAACAAAGCCTGACGAGAAAAATATTTACCAAGTAATCGATAGTATAGCATTAGATGAAGATGATTTTTGGCATGGAAAAATCTTTCTTAATCCGAATTTAAATACTATTGTCGGAGGACGTTCGACAGGTAAGTCTTCCTTGCTTAAAGCAATTGCTGCTAAGCATGGAAATAAAGAAGTTGAAGAAGATGATTTTATTAGGCAGCATCTTGATGGAGTATCTATTCGATGGCAGGATGGAAATGATCAACTTGGTCGTGAAATAGAATATTTTCGACAAAGTTATATGCATGATATTGCTTTTGATTCAGAAAAGACAAATAGGATAGTTGATAGCATTATAAAAGACAAAGATGAGGCGGGGTTATTGAAAGCTTACAATGAGCAACTTACTGAAATTTCAAAAGAAATATCAGAGGGTGTTTTTTCTATCTTCCAAATGCAAAAAGATATAGTTTCTATTGCAAAGTCTTTGTCTGAAAAAGGGAATAAAGACGGAGTAACTCAACAGTTAAATTTGCTAAAGTCGAAAGCCGCTGAGTTGCAAAAGGGAAGTGAATTAACGCAAGAAGAAAGAATGTCCTTTGATGCATACTTACGTCAAATTCAGGAAAAGAAAAAACAAATAGCAGAAATAGACAATGATTTAGGATTACTGGATAAAATGAAGAATGTCACTCCTTTTGATCCTACCTTCAAGGACAAGTGGCAATTTAATCAATTATCATTTCCTTTGAATCAGTATGATATTGACCGACTGTACAATGATTTGAAGGTAAAGACTGAAATTGAATGGGGTAACATTGTTCAACATTTCATAGAAAAGACCTCAAAAGTAAAAGAGCAAATAAGCACAGATATTCAAACTATAATCGCTTATGATGTCTATAAGAAAGGAATACATGCTTTTGAAGGCAATAAGGAATTGAAGGATATTAATAGTAAAATACAAGAAGAAGAGAAAACCCTTGAAACTATTATTGGGTTGCAGAGTAGGCTTGAACATATAAGAAAGCTGCGTAATTCTCTTATTCAGAAAATTATTGATGCTCACTGTTCTTATAAAATTATGGCAAGAGAAATATGTAATACATTAGAAATCACATATGATGGACTTGATATTTGCGTGGGTCTTACATTTCACAAGAAAGAGTTACAGGAATTCTTGGAAAGTAGGCTTAACCAACGTGGGACTGAACGTCAAGAATACTTGAAAATGTTACTAAACAGATATGATGACGATAACAAATCTTACAGCTTGGACTTTCTCAAAAATCTTCTTTCAGAGAATATCTTACTAAAGAACGGATACGAGGCTTTAAATGTTGCGATTGAATTTCTTACTCGTAATTGGTATAGTCTTGATTATAGTTTAACCTATCAGGGAGATGCATTTGTAAACATGTCGGAAGGAAAACAGGCTTTTGTTATTCTAAAATTACTCTTAGATTTTAGTGATAAGAAATGTCCAATACTCATTGACCAACCAGAAGATAGTCTCGACAACCGTGCAATTTATCATGAGTTGGTTGCATACATCAAACGAAAAAAGAAAGAACGACAGATAATATTGGTAACGCACAATTCCAATGTTGTGGTAAGTGCAGACGCAGAAAATGTAATTGTAGCCAATCAAGAAGGTGCAGATACGCCAAACTTAGGAGGCATGAAATTTCAATATATTAACGGGGCTTTGGAAGATACCAAACAAAGAGACGAAAACTCTGAGTATATCTTATCCTCACAAGGTATCCGTGAACATATATGTGATATTTTGGAAGGAGGACGTATTGCTTTTGAAAAGCGTGAACAGAAATACGGTTTTAGAAGATAGAACCATATTTGGTTGGGCTTTTTGTTACTTTTGAGCCGTCTCAACTCACTGTCAAAAGTAACGAGGTGCTTTTCATCGGGTTTCTTTGCTACTTTCTTTGTCCGCTCGAAGCTCACGAAAGAAAGTAGCGGTCGGCAAATCTGCCGACCGCTTTACTTTGTTTGTTCTTCTTGAACGGTTATCCGTCCCGTCCTTACTTCGGGGTGCGTAGAGAAAGCCCAATTGATTTCTTCATCGGGAAGAGTGCTGTGAACGTTTCTACCCATCACCATTCCACAATCCTGAATGACCTTTTGTCGTGCTTCTTCTCTGCTCTCGGCAACCACCTCAAAAACTCCCTCGAAGATGTATTGTGTCCGTACTCTGTAAACTCTCTTTTTCATATTCTCAAAATTCAACCTTTAATAATCTGTGTTCCATTGGTTCTCCATTGGATAACCTGCGGTGGGTAAGCCAAAAATGATGTGTGCCGTAACCATAGGCAAAGAACTTGTCGAGTTCCGTTTCTTCGACTATCCTCTTGACGGCTGCCCTCAGTTCCTCCTCATTGGCGGATAAGGTAATGGCATTGATTACCCTTACAAGGATATGGGGTATCTCGTCCGCCCAGTTGCATACGATGCTTTCTATTTCTGCTTTCATATCTGTGATGTTTTGGTGATTGGTGATTGTTGCTTATGCTGTCGCTCTCATTCTCTGCCTAATCAATTTGCGATTGGCATTGACAAGGCTCACTATTTGGTCGTGATATTCCGTATTCTTGTTGCACACGCCACGACTTTGCACCACTTTGAGCGTGTCCAAATTAACCTCAATCGTTTCTATCCGTCTACCCTCAATGGTCGCCGAAAGGATAAGCGAGTTCTCTTTGAGATAGTAGGTATTGTCGAATACGCAATGGTGCATTGCCACACCCTCATCCAAATGTTCCTGCACGCTCTCCAAAACGTGGACTTGGATTGTGCCATCCGTGAATGAGATACCGAAGAACTTTGATTTGAGTTCGTGGAAACGCTTTTCATCCTCCATTGCCTTTTTGCGTTTCTTCTCCTTTTCTTCCTTTTCC
Proteins encoded in this region:
- a CDS encoding glycoside hydrolase family protein, with the translated sequence MRTRSKLVVLSLCLVYLSCFHLSAQEIGKTLFSLPPFERAVVCIKHFEGLHSWKNYPYVGYGHRLLPGERFTAAMTERRADSLLRADLMKRFASFQRFGKDALLLTVLSYNVGEYRLLGNGKRPKSILVRKLELGDRDIYREYVSFCRYKGKVLRGLIKRRKVEFTLFYVP
- a CDS encoding TrlF family AAA-like ATPase, whose product is MNRGSEWRIWDLHVHTPFSLEHNYKCSPDKDIWEKYIDALEHLPDDIKVLGINDYLFIDGYRKILDYKEQGRLQNIDLILPVVEFRLSKFCGNEKFKRINYHIIFSNELTPEQIQQQFLNALTAHYTLSPDCTQQWGGVISMDSIKDLGERIINSVPEDKRKHYGNPLREGFNNLNLETSVIKNALSNANPIFDGKFITAIGKTEWEDFKWNDNSIAEKKSIINDVDIVFTAAENIDAYNKSKEKLHEQGVNDLLLDCSDAHSFADQIELKDRLGNCKTWIKADTTFEGLKQILFEPEDRVKIQTTKPDEKNIYQVIDSIALDEDDFWHGKIFLNPNLNTIVGGRSTGKSSLLKAIAAKHGNKEVEEDDFIRQHLDGVSIRWQDGNDQLGREIEYFRQSYMHDIAFDSEKTNRIVDSIIKDKDEAGLLKAYNEQLTEISKEISEGVFSIFQMQKDIVSIAKSLSEKGNKDGVTQQLNLLKSKAAELQKGSELTQEERMSFDAYLRQIQEKKKQIAEIDNDLGLLDKMKNVTPFDPTFKDKWQFNQLSFPLNQYDIDRLYNDLKVKTEIEWGNIVQHFIEKTSKVKEQISTDIQTIIAYDVYKKGIHAFEGNKELKDINSKIQEEEKTLETIIGLQSRLEHIRKLRNSLIQKIIDAHCSYKIMAREICNTLEITYDGLDICVGLTFHKKELQEFLESRLNQRGTERQEYLKMLLNRYDDDNKSYSLDFLKNLLSENILLKNGYEALNVAIEFLTRNWYSLDYSLTYQGDAFVNMSEGKQAFVILKLLLDFSDKKCPILIDQPEDSLDNRAIYHELVAYIKRKKKERQIILVTHNSNVVVSADAENVIVANQEGADTPNLGGMKFQYINGALEDTKQRDENSEYILSSQGIREHICDILEGGRIAFEKREQKYGFRR